In Alcaligenes faecalis, the sequence GCGGCAGCGGCTCGTAGTGGTGCCTTGAAGCAGCGTATTGCTGTGTCTGCCAGTGTGATGGAGGAAGTGATTGAAGGCTATGCCTTGTCACACGCTCTGGAGCAATGCACGCCGGCTGCTGTGGTGATTTGTGAGCCATCGCGTTTGCGCATCATGGTGGGCCAGAAAGGGCGGCAAGAGATTCTGTTGCGCTTGCAAGGCCGTCCAGCCCATGCGGCCTTGCCTCATCTGGGGGTGAATCCGATTCAGGCGGCAGCCAAGGCTATTTCTGCTTTGCAAACGCTGGATTTGCCCAAAGATGCACAAGTGGGCCAAGCTTTGCTGGTGCCTACTGACATCATTTCCGACCCGCATCCTTCCATTTCCCTGATACCTTCGTCCGTTACGGTGCGTTTTGATCGTCGCACTTTGGTCGGAGAAAGCAGCGAATCGGTGCTGAAACAAATGGAGCAATGCTTGCAGGATGCCGGTGTGGAGGGCTTTTCGCTGGAACTGGTGGACAGTCAGGTACAAACCTATACAGGTCAGCAGGCCAGCCCGGAGCGGGACTTGCCCGCCTGGCGGCTGGATGAGTCGGCACCTTTGGCTCAAGCCATGGTGCAAGCGGTTCAGCAAGCCGGGCGTGTGGTGGAAATGGATACCTGGTGGTTTTGCACCAATGGTTCCGAATCTGCCGGGCGGCGTGGTATTCCTACTATCGGTCTGGGGCCGGGCGAGGAGGCACAGGCACATACGGCTGATGAATCGGTAGCGATCGACGATGTTCTGGGGGCCGAGGACATTTACGAACAGCTGTGTATCCAACTGGCGGGACAAGCGTAAGAGCAATCGGAGACAAGTGATGCGTATTGCAGTAGCGGGTTTTCAGCACGAGACCAATACCTTTGGCCCGGCCATGGCAACGATGGCGGACTTTGAGCATGGGGGCGGCTGGCCAGGTATGTGCCGGGCCGAGGCCATTGAGCCCGCCTTGCGTGGGGCCAATATTCCGGCAGCCGGGTTTATGGCTGCTGCTGCACAGGCCGGGGTCGAGTGCGTCCCGCTACTGTGGGCCGCTGCCAGTCCTTCTGCGCCCGTCGAGGCCATGACTTACGAGGCAATCGTGGCGGAGATTCTGTACCGCCTGGAGCAAGTGTTGCCGGTCGATGCGGTGTATCTGGACTTGCATGGCGCCATGGTGGCTGAGCACCGCGATGATGGGGAAGGGCATTTGCTGGTTCTGGTGCGCGAGATGGTGGGGCCGGATGTGCCAGTGGTCGCCAGTCTGGACTTGCACGCCAATGTCAGCGACACCATGCTGGCGCAGGCCGACATGCTGGTGGCTTACAAAACCTACCCGCATGTGGATATGGGGCAAACGGGCGAGCGTACTTTTCAGGCGCTGATGCGCTGTCTGCAAAGCGGTCGTCGCCCCAAGCTGGCCTGGCATCGATTGCCTTTCTTGATCCCGGCGATCTGGCAAAGCACCGAGATGGAACCGGCGGCCAGCCTGTACCGCCACTTGTCATCGCTGGAAGAAATAGAAGGCGAGGGGAGCGTGTCGTTCGCCATGGGCTTTCCTGCTGCGGACGTGCCCGAATGCGGAGCGGTCTTGTGGGCCTATGCCCAGACGCAGGAAGAAGCCGATAGCCGTTTGGCAACCTTTCTGGACGAGGTGCTTGATAAAGCCCAAGGCTTCCAAGGCAAGCTGTACGAACCGGACGAAGCCGTGCAATGGGCGCTGAGTCACCCTGGTAAAGGCCCGGTGATCATTGCCGATGCACATGACAATCCCGGCGGGGGTGCCAGCTCCGATACCTGTGGGCTCTTGCGCGCTTTGCTGAAGGCCAAGGTATCTGATGCCGCTTTAGGCTTGATCGTGGACCCGGAAAGCGCCACTCTGGTGCACCAGGCAGGGGCCGGTAAAACCATCGAACTGTCTCTGGGCGGTAAATCCGGTGTCCCCGGTGATATGCCCTTGCATGCACGCTTTTATATCGAGTCCGTATCCGATGGCCAGTTCCGCGCCACCGGCCCGTACTACGCAGGCTGTGC encodes:
- a CDS encoding YgeY family selenium metabolism-linked hydrolase; translation: MGVNEHKKMDLAWDAVSLTQAFVRIPSLSGQEQAMADFVQQVMRELGFDQISVDDKGSVLGFVGPAQAPLALLFDAHMDVVPIAGTWTVEPFGAQIKDGRMYGRGTSDMKAGLAAALCGAAAAARSGALKQRIAVSASVMEEVIEGYALSHALEQCTPAAVVICEPSRLRIMVGQKGRQEILLRLQGRPAHAALPHLGVNPIQAAAKAISALQTLDLPKDAQVGQALLVPTDIISDPHPSISLIPSSVTVRFDRRTLVGESSESVLKQMEQCLQDAGVEGFSLELVDSQVQTYTGQQASPERDLPAWRLDESAPLAQAMVQAVQQAGRVVEMDTWWFCTNGSESAGRRGIPTIGLGPGEEAQAHTADESVAIDDVLGAEDIYEQLCIQLAGQA
- a CDS encoding M81 family metallopeptidase, with translation MRIAVAGFQHETNTFGPAMATMADFEHGGGWPGMCRAEAIEPALRGANIPAAGFMAAAAQAGVECVPLLWAAASPSAPVEAMTYEAIVAEILYRLEQVLPVDAVYLDLHGAMVAEHRDDGEGHLLVLVREMVGPDVPVVASLDLHANVSDTMLAQADMLVAYKTYPHVDMGQTGERTFQALMRCLQSGRRPKLAWHRLPFLIPAIWQSTEMEPAASLYRHLSSLEEIEGEGSVSFAMGFPAADVPECGAVLWAYAQTQEEADSRLATFLDEVLDKAQGFQGKLYEPDEAVQWALSHPGKGPVIIADAHDNPGGGASSDTCGLLRALLKAKVSDAALGLIVDPESATLVHQAGAGKTIELSLGGKSGVPGDMPLHARFYIESVSDGQFRATGPYYAGCAMNLGPSACLRIEGVRIVLASYKSQMADQSMFRFVGIEPEQLKVLVLKSAVHFRADFGSISDRIIVGAAPGGVSMRTTDLPWERLPAERLLYPGGPSLSQWRIMQSEGRACSQ